The following coding sequences are from one Paracoccus alcaliphilus window:
- a CDS encoding helicase HerA-like domain-containing protein, with amino-acid sequence MAEVLDNEAGTVFVGGAGEGHGVAQHLLLKYANRHGLIAGATGTGKTVTLQTLAESLSLAGVPVFLSDVKGDLAGLSRPGGTDPKLAEPFDTRARQIGVDLDYQGFPVTFWDVWGEMGHPVRTTPADMGPLLLSRLLGLTDVQEGVMNIAFRVADEEGLALLDLKDLQSMLVWVGQNAADLSLQYGNVSTASVGAIQRALLVLENQGGDRLFGEPALELADIIRQDASGRGTINILAAERLMNAPRLYATFLLWLLSELFEQLPEVGDPDRPRIAFFFDEAHLLFSDAPKALIEKVERVARLIRSKGVSVWFISQNPADIPEAILGQLGNRVQHALRAFTAKDQKALRMAAENYRPNPDFDIAEAIQHVGTGEAVTSLLEAKGVPGIAQRTLIRPPFSRMGVVTQAERAETMTASPMGLKYGQEIDRESAYEILARRAEDTAKEQAKAETRPQQASRNDDDLWQMDTNEGRAQPGRGRRYEPTQPAARKTRSSRSDSIVETFGKSLARQLGTKSGQALVRGVLGSLMRGR; translated from the coding sequence ATGGCAGAGGTTCTGGACAATGAGGCGGGCACCGTTTTCGTCGGCGGCGCGGGCGAAGGGCATGGCGTGGCGCAGCATCTGCTGTTGAAATACGCCAACCGTCACGGGCTGATCGCGGGCGCCACCGGCACCGGCAAGACCGTCACCCTGCAAACGCTGGCCGAAAGCCTGTCGCTGGCCGGGGTGCCGGTGTTTCTGTCCGATGTGAAGGGCGATCTGGCCGGGCTGTCGCGCCCCGGCGGCACCGACCCCAAGCTGGCCGAGCCCTTTGACACCCGCGCCCGGCAGATCGGCGTCGATCTGGACTATCAGGGCTTTCCCGTCACCTTCTGGGATGTCTGGGGCGAGATGGGCCACCCGGTCCGCACCACCCCCGCGGATATGGGGCCGCTGCTGCTGTCGCGCCTGCTGGGGCTGACCGATGTGCAGGAAGGCGTGATGAACATCGCCTTTCGCGTCGCGGACGAGGAAGGGCTGGCGCTGCTGGACCTGAAGGACCTGCAATCCATGCTGGTCTGGGTGGGCCAGAACGCGGCGGACCTGTCACTGCAATATGGCAATGTCAGCACCGCCAGCGTCGGCGCCATCCAGCGCGCGCTGCTGGTGCTGGAAAATCAGGGCGGCGACCGACTGTTCGGGGAACCGGCGCTGGAACTGGCCGACATCATCCGGCAGGACGCCTCGGGCCGTGGCACCATCAATATCCTCGCGGCCGAACGGCTGATGAACGCGCCCCGGCTTTATGCGACCTTCCTGCTGTGGCTGCTGTCGGAACTGTTCGAGCAATTGCCCGAGGTCGGCGACCCCGACCGCCCGCGAATCGCCTTTTTCTTCGACGAGGCGCATCTGCTGTTCAGTGACGCGCCCAAGGCGCTGATCGAAAAGGTCGAGCGTGTGGCGCGGCTGATCCGGTCAAAGGGGGTCAGCGTCTGGTTCATCAGCCAGAACCCCGCCGATATCCCCGAGGCGATTCTGGGCCAGTTGGGCAACCGGGTGCAGCACGCGCTGCGGGCCTTTACCGCCAAGGACCAGAAGGCACTGCGCATGGCCGCCGAAAACTATCGCCCCAATCCCGATTTCGACATTGCCGAGGCCATCCAGCATGTCGGCACGGGCGAGGCGGTGACATCGCTGCTGGAGGCCAAGGGCGTGCCCGGCATTGCGCAGCGTACGTTGATTCGCCCACCCTTCAGCCGCATGGGCGTCGTGACCCAGGCCGAACGGGCCGAGACCATGACCGCGTCCCCCATGGGTCTGAAATACGGGCAAGAGATCGACCGCGAATCCGCCTATGAGATCCTTGCCCGCCGGGCCGAGGATACGGCGAAGGAACAGGCCAAGGCCGAGACGCGCCCGCAACAGGCCAGCCGCAACGATGACGATCTGTGGCAGATGGATACCAATGAGGGGCGCGCGCAGCCGGGCCGGGGCAGGCGATACGAGCCGACCCAGCCCGCCGCGCGGAAAACCCGCTCGTCCCGGTCAGACAGCATTGTCGAGACCTTCGGCAAAAGCCTTGCCCGCCAGTTGGGCACCAAATCCGGACAGGCGCTGGTCCGCGGCGTTCTGGGATCACTGATGCGGGGGCGTTAG
- a CDS encoding YcbK family protein, giving the protein MTMDLISRRGIMGVFAATTVAAAPVMANAFGFLRGAGDMRRVRMYSGRTGESIDTVYWVDGKYIRESLNEINIFMRDWRTGTAIGIDPRTIDVAAASHRLLQTNEPYMMLSGYRSPQTNAMLRRTSGGVAQNSLHVTGKAADLRLKSRSVNQMYQAALSCRAGGVGKYSRSNFVHMDCGPIRSWGS; this is encoded by the coding sequence ATGACAATGGACCTAATCTCCCGTCGGGGCATCATGGGTGTCTTTGCGGCGACCACGGTGGCTGCCGCCCCCGTGATGGCGAATGCCTTCGGTTTTCTCCGTGGTGCGGGCGACATGCGGCGCGTTCGCATGTATTCGGGCAGGACCGGGGAAAGCATCGACACGGTTTACTGGGTCGATGGCAAGTATATCCGTGAATCCCTTAATGAAATCAACATCTTCATGCGTGACTGGCGGACCGGAACGGCCATCGGCATCGACCCGCGCACCATTGATGTGGCTGCGGCCTCGCACCGGCTGTTGCAGACCAACGAACCCTATATGATGCTGTCGGGCTATCGCTCGCCGCAGACCAATGCCATGCTGCGCCGCACCTCGGGCGGGGTCGCGCAGAACTCGCTCCATGTGACGGGCAAGGCGGCGGACCTGCGGCTGAAATCGCGTTCGGTCAACCAGATGTATCAGGCAGCATTGTCCTGCCGGGCCGGGGGCGTCGGCAAATATTCGCGCTCGAACTTCGTGCATATGGATTGCGGGCCGATCCGCAGCTGGGGTTCCTGA
- a CDS encoding invasion associated locus B family protein, with product MILKTSHALLAALALVAGPAFAQDTESPATGDAATQESQPEAETTQPEGETAPADDAATPADGAEAQPEAEQPEAEQPAAEDGAQPEAGAAPAEGEEASDEPRVGSYYARSTHGDWTVRCIRTEGEVDPCELYQLMSDQDDNAVAEITMIPLRNGNVAAGSTLIAPLETDLIQGLGFGVDNSEVRGYPFSFCAPVGCVSRMGFTAEELNAMKRGNKAVVTLLPFGADPEDPVRLDLSLTGFTAAFAEVEKVADEAGDAAPSVLEESNTPAPQPAE from the coding sequence ATGATCCTCAAAACCTCTCATGCGCTGCTGGCGGCTTTGGCCCTTGTCGCGGGCCCGGCCTTCGCTCAGGACACCGAATCCCCCGCGACCGGGGATGCCGCCACCCAGGAGTCACAGCCCGAGGCAGAGACCACCCAGCCCGAAGGCGAAACCGCCCCGGCTGATGACGCTGCGACCCCGGCCGACGGCGCAGAGGCCCAGCCCGAAGCGGAACAGCCCGAGGCAGAGCAGCCCGCCGCTGAAGACGGCGCGCAGCCCGAAGCCGGTGCCGCCCCCGCTGAAGGCGAAGAGGCATCCGACGAACCGCGGGTCGGTTCCTATTACGCCCGCTCGACCCACGGCGACTGGACGGTGCGCTGCATCAGGACCGAAGGCGAGGTCGATCCCTGCGAGCTGTATCAGCTGATGTCGGATCAGGACGACAATGCGGTGGCGGAAATCACCATGATCCCGCTGCGCAATGGCAATGTCGCCGCAGGCTCGACCCTGATCGCGCCGCTTGAAACCGACCTGATCCAGGGTCTGGGCTTTGGTGTCGATAATTCCGAAGTGCGCGGCTATCCGTTCAGCTTCTGCGCGCCGGTCGGCTGCGTGTCACGGATGGGCTTTACCGCCGAGGAACTGAACGCGATGAAGCGCGGCAACAAGGCCGTGGTTACGCTGCTGCCCTTCGGCGCCGATCCCGAAGACCCGGTCCGTCTGGACCTGTCGCTGACGGGCTTTACCGCCGCCTTCGCCGAGGTCGAGAAGGTCGCGGACGAGGCAGGCGATGCCGCCCCTTCGGTGCTGGAGGAAAGCAACACCCCGGCCCCGCAACCCGCCGAATAA
- a CDS encoding acyl carrier protein, which produces MTDTINSRIKAIIADQAMLEPEQITDQSTPEELGIDSLGLVESIFALEEEFDISIPFNANEPDKSDFDISNMGTIIAAVERLVAEKAA; this is translated from the coding sequence ATGACTGACACCATCAATTCCCGAATCAAGGCCATCATCGCCGATCAGGCCATGCTGGAGCCCGAACAGATCACCGACCAGTCCACGCCCGAGGAACTGGGCATCGACAGTCTGGGTCTGGTCGAATCGATCTTTGCGCTGGAAGAAGAGTTCGACATCTCGATCCCCTTCAACGCCAATGAGCCCGACAAGTCGGATTTCGACATCTCGAACATGGGCACCATCATCGCCGCGGTCGAGCGGCTGGTGGCGGAAAAGGCCGCATGA
- a CDS encoding DUF6477 family protein, translated as MSISNIVSFPLRPATETLRRPRLLIRAAREGQAGWRRERDLPRLLRADHCPSPGRALARLRAEEDMLNGARLARSADYNLRRHVLLMIAILAEMRVAAALPDRAAMA; from the coding sequence ATGTCCATATCCAATATCGTCAGCTTTCCCCTGCGCCCGGCAACGGAAACCCTGCGCCGCCCCCGCCTGCTGATCCGCGCCGCGCGCGAGGGTCAGGCCGGGTGGCGGCGCGAACGCGATCTGCCCCGACTGTTGCGCGCCGATCACTGCCCGTCCCCCGGCAGGGCGCTGGCGCGGCTGCGCGCGGAAGAGGATATGCTGAACGGCGCGCGGCTGGCCCGTTCGGCGGATTACAACCTCAGACGTCACGTCCTGCTGATGATCGCGATTCTGGCCGAGATGCGGGTTGCCGCCGCCCTGCCCGACCGCGCAGCGATGGCCTGA
- a CDS encoding L,D-transpeptidase family protein encodes MIGGKKMAAFLALMVLMAGQSVVAQPAAPQAGLAPLHAAIAPRLEFSADEMALARAAAANPVVAAFYGANGLQPVFDGPEGQIRREAVQRAVSDSGSHGIPVSRYRPDLLAGAGQDLAAEIAHAEALARYLSDLTGGMIRPGRVSAQIHRQVNRPAVDRLMAEFIASDDPAGFLESVAPQHPAYEVLRRALAERPALTAPPDLPKAPEAVWRVGMRGEGVVPLRRRLAAIGFGAAGPADLYDATLAAEVMRYQQAIGLPADGIAGPRTIRALNAGLDEGSRRIIMSLERMRWLAGEDLQARHVWVNIPEFTARIFDQGQQVFQTRTVVGTTDADRQTPEFSDQMEYVVVNPRWNVPRSITVRDYLPQLKANRHAVSHIDVVDGAGRVIPRGQIDFSRYTAANFPFRMQQKPGDNNALGLVKFIFPNPWNIYLHDTPTKHLFGNRSRAYSNGCIRIGDPFDLAHVLLSQQTDDPQAMFRRALEGGRERWLALTPNVPVHLVYFTAFPDADGRVAFHDDIYGRDEALWPLIEQAGLDSRARSD; translated from the coding sequence ATGATCGGCGGCAAAAAAATGGCGGCGTTTCTGGCCCTGATGGTCCTGATGGCCGGGCAATCTGTGGTTGCGCAGCCAGCCGCGCCACAGGCCGGTCTTGCGCCTTTGCATGCCGCCATCGCCCCCCGGCTTGAATTTTCGGCTGATGAAATGGCTCTGGCGCGGGCTGCGGCGGCGAATCCCGTGGTCGCGGCCTTTTATGGCGCGAATGGTTTGCAGCCGGTTTTCGACGGGCCCGAGGGACAGATTCGGCGCGAGGCCGTGCAGCGGGCCGTATCCGACAGCGGCTCTCATGGCATCCCGGTTTCGCGTTACCGCCCCGACCTGCTGGCCGGTGCCGGGCAGGATCTGGCGGCAGAGATCGCCCATGCCGAGGCTCTGGCACGCTATCTGTCCGATCTGACCGGCGGGATGATCCGGCCGGGGCGGGTCAGCGCGCAGATTCACCGGCAGGTCAACCGACCCGCCGTGGATCGACTGATGGCCGAATTCATCGCCAGCGATGATCCGGCGGGCTTTCTGGAATCAGTCGCGCCGCAGCACCCGGCCTATGAGGTCTTGCGGCGGGCGCTGGCAGAGCGTCCCGCCCTGACCGCGCCGCCCGATCTGCCCAAGGCGCCCGAAGCCGTCTGGCGCGTCGGTATGCGCGGCGAGGGCGTCGTACCGCTGCGTCGGCGTCTGGCCGCCATCGGCTTTGGCGCGGCCGGCCCCGCCGATCTTTACGACGCGACGCTTGCGGCCGAGGTCATGCGCTATCAGCAGGCGATCGGGCTGCCCGCCGATGGCATCGCCGGTCCGCGCACGATCCGGGCGCTGAATGCCGGGCTGGACGAGGGCAGCCGTCGCATCATCATGTCGCTGGAGCGGATGCGCTGGCTGGCCGGCGAGGATTTGCAGGCCCGTCACGTCTGGGTGAACATCCCCGAATTCACCGCGCGGATTTTCGATCAGGGCCAGCAGGTTTTCCAGACCCGCACGGTTGTCGGCACCACTGATGCCGACCGGCAGACGCCGGAATTCTCGGACCAGATGGAATATGTCGTGGTCAATCCGCGCTGGAACGTGCCGCGCTCGATTACGGTGCGGGACTATCTGCCGCAGCTGAAGGCCAACCGGCACGCGGTGTCGCATATTGATGTCGTCGATGGCGCCGGGCGGGTGATTCCGCGCGGACAGATCGACTTTTCGCGCTATACGGCGGCGAATTTTCCCTTTCGGATGCAGCAGAAGCCGGGCGACAACAATGCGCTGGGGCTGGTGAAATTCATCTTTCCCAATCCGTGGAACATCTATCTGCACGACACCCCGACCAAGCATCTGTTCGGCAATCGCAGCCGCGCCTATTCCAACGGCTGTATCCGTATCGGCGATCCGTTCGATCTGGCCCATGTGCTGCTGTCGCAGCAGACCGACGATCCGCAGGCAATGTTCCGCCGCGCGCTGGAGGGCGGGCGTGAACGCTGGCTGGCGCTGACGCCGAATGTGCCGGTGCATCTGGTCTATTTCACCGCCTTTCCCGATGCCGATGGAAGGGTCGCATTCCACGACGATATCTATGGCCGGGACGAGGCGCTTTGGCCATTGATTGAACAGGCCGGGCTGGATTCGCGCGCGCGGAGCGATTAA
- a CDS encoding TetR/AcrR family transcriptional regulator, protein MTSPSPRRIRTLKRIQASAIRLALAEGLNNITTESIARDAGISTRTFFNHYPYKEAAIMGPPPDYPADATERFVSGRGRLIDDLNLLIAAHLRRFVDDREMIANMLRLSETDAKLQALRKNAVLARRAQLNQMLQRRMPHVRPVMAEILASAIIAATNNATDEWAFGRREDFIELARENLELILPSAALLNAPPG, encoded by the coding sequence ATGACCTCGCCATCCCCCCGCAGGATCCGCACGCTGAAGCGAATCCAGGCCTCTGCCATCCGCCTTGCCCTTGCCGAAGGGCTGAACAACATCACGACCGAGAGCATCGCCCGCGATGCGGGCATCAGCACGCGCACCTTCTTCAACCATTACCCTTATAAGGAAGCGGCGATCATGGGGCCGCCGCCCGACTATCCTGCGGATGCGACCGAGCGTTTCGTCAGTGGGCGCGGACGGTTGATCGATGATCTGAACCTGCTGATCGCGGCGCATTTGAGGCGCTTCGTCGATGACCGGGAAATGATCGCCAACATGCTGCGGCTCAGCGAAACCGACGCGAAATTGCAGGCGCTGCGCAAGAATGCGGTGCTGGCCCGGCGCGCGCAGCTGAACCAGATGCTGCAACGCCGGATGCCGCATGTGCGGCCGGTCATGGCCGAGATCCTCGCCTCGGCCATCATCGCGGCGACGAACAATGCCACCGACGAATGGGCCTTTGGCCGGCGTGAAGATTTCATCGAACTGGCCCGCGAGAATCTGGAGCTGATCCTGCCCTCGGCCGCGCTGCTGAACGCGCCGCCCGGCTGA
- a CDS encoding beta-ketoacyl-[acyl-carrier-protein] synthase family protein has protein sequence MRRVVITGTGTINALGHDVATTMEAFREGRCGISQLQFRDVERLSIQIGGQIHDWRAEDYFNRQQILLYDKFTQFTLLAAKQAVAQAGLNFQGALGLRSGVVLGTAGGGLNTWDENYRAVYEEGKNRVHPFVVPKLMNNAAASHVSMEYGLRGPAFTVATACASSNHAMGLAFQMIRSGAAQVMLTGGSEAMLCFGGVKAWEGLRVMSKDACRPFSANRNGMVQGEGAGVFVFEDYEHARARGAEILAEVVGFAMSSDAQDIVMPSAQGAERAITAAMRDARLNPDQFGYINAHGTGTAANDKTECAAVAHAFGHHADRVMMSSTKSMHGHLIGGTGAVELLACIMALRDGVIAPTIGYEEPDPECALDVVPNEAREAQVDAVLSNAFAFGGLNAVIALRRI, from the coding sequence CTGCGCCGGGTGGTGATTACCGGGACAGGCACGATCAACGCGCTGGGTCACGATGTCGCCACCACGATGGAGGCGTTTCGCGAAGGCCGCTGCGGCATCAGCCAGTTGCAGTTCCGCGATGTCGAGCGGCTGTCGATCCAGATCGGCGGGCAGATCCATGACTGGCGGGCCGAGGATTACTTCAACCGCCAGCAGATCCTGCTTTATGACAAGTTCACCCAGTTCACCCTGCTGGCCGCCAAGCAGGCGGTTGCGCAGGCGGGGCTGAACTTTCAGGGTGCGCTGGGGCTGCGGTCGGGCGTGGTGCTGGGCACCGCCGGTGGCGGGCTGAACACCTGGGACGAGAATTACCGCGCCGTCTATGAAGAGGGCAAGAACCGCGTCCATCCCTTCGTCGTGCCCAAGCTGATGAACAATGCCGCCGCCAGCCATGTCAGCATGGAATACGGTCTGCGCGGCCCGGCCTTTACCGTCGCCACCGCCTGCGCCAGTTCCAATCACGCGATGGGGCTGGCCTTCCAGATGATCCGCTCGGGCGCGGCGCAGGTGATGCTGACCGGCGGCTCCGAGGCGATGCTGTGCTTTGGCGGCGTCAAGGCATGGGAGGGGTTGCGGGTCATGTCCAAGGATGCCTGCCGCCCGTTTTCCGCCAATCGCAACGGCATGGTGCAGGGCGAGGGCGCGGGCGTCTTCGTCTTCGAGGATTACGAACATGCCCGTGCGCGCGGAGCCGAAATCCTGGCCGAGGTGGTGGGTTTCGCCATGTCCTCGGACGCGCAGGATATCGTCATGCCCTCGGCTCAGGGGGCCGAGCGGGCGATCACGGCGGCGATGCGCGATGCCAGGCTGAACCCGGATCAGTTCGGCTATATCAATGCCCACGGCACCGGCACGGCGGCCAATGACAAGACCGAATGTGCCGCCGTGGCCCATGCCTTCGGCCATCACGCGGACCGGGTGATGATGTCCTCGACCAAGTCGATGCATGGCCACCTGATCGGCGGCACCGGCGCGGTCGAATTGCTGGCCTGCATCATGGCGCTGCGTGACGGCGTGATCGCACCCACCATCGGTTACGAGGAACCGGACCCCGAATGCGCGCTGGACGTGGTGCCGAACGAGGCGCGTGAGGCGCAGGTCGATGCGGTCCTGTCCAATGCCTTCGCCTTTGGCGGGTTGAATGCGGTGATCGCGCTGCGCCGGATCTGA
- a CDS encoding UDP-3-O-(3-hydroxymyristoyl)glucosamine N-acyltransferase, giving the protein MPVTIAELAQALDAQSWGEQSLQVTGAAEPDNVQPVEGDGGVIALAMSPKYADALKPGCMAILAEGMDPEAYGLRAAIFAPRPRLVMAGLTRAFDPGPDIAPGIHPSAVIDDSAQIGEGAAIGPFVVIGADVVIGPGARIASHVSIGRGSRLGRDAILHAGVRIAHGVTAGDRLIVQPGASIGGDGFSFVTPEESGIEEIRRTLGERAEIKAQHWTRIHSLGGVEIGDDVEIGANSTIDRGTIRSTRVGSGTKIDNLVMLGHNVVIGDDCLLCSQVGVAGSARVGNRVVLAGKVGVNDNITVGDDVIAGGASKIFTRVPAGRVILGNPAVRMDTQMEIQKAVRRLPRMAQQLARLQETVTRLLEKG; this is encoded by the coding sequence ATGCCTGTGACCATAGCAGAATTGGCGCAAGCGCTGGATGCGCAAAGCTGGGGCGAACAGTCGCTGCAGGTGACCGGCGCGGCCGAACCCGACAACGTGCAGCCGGTCGAGGGTGACGGTGGCGTGATCGCGCTGGCCATGTCACCGAAATATGCCGATGCGCTGAAACCCGGCTGCATGGCGATTCTGGCCGAGGGGATGGATCCCGAAGCCTATGGTCTGCGGGCCGCGATCTTCGCGCCACGCCCGCGTCTGGTGATGGCCGGGCTGACCCGCGCCTTCGATCCCGGCCCCGATATCGCGCCCGGCATCCACCCGAGCGCGGTGATCGACGATTCGGCGCAGATCGGAGAGGGCGCGGCCATCGGCCCCTTCGTCGTGATCGGCGCGGATGTGGTGATCGGCCCCGGCGCGCGCATTGCCAGCCATGTCTCGATCGGGCGGGGCAGCCGCCTGGGGCGCGACGCGATCCTGCATGCCGGGGTGCGCATCGCGCATGGCGTGACGGCGGGCGACCGGCTGATCGTGCAGCCCGGCGCCTCGATCGGTGGCGACGGCTTTTCCTTCGTCACGCCCGAGGAATCGGGCATCGAGGAAATCCGCCGCACCCTTGGCGAACGGGCCGAGATCAAGGCCCAGCACTGGACCCGCATCCATTCGCTTGGCGGGGTCGAGATCGGCGATGATGTCGAAATCGGCGCCAACAGCACCATCGACCGGGGCACGATCCGTTCGACCCGCGTGGGATCCGGCACCAAGATCGATAACCTTGTCATGCTGGGCCATAATGTGGTGATCGGCGATGACTGCCTGCTGTGTTCACAAGTGGGCGTCGCCGGGTCGGCGCGCGTCGGCAACCGCGTCGTTCTGGCCGGAAAGGTCGGCGTCAACGACAATATCACCGTGGGCGATGACGTGATCGCGGGCGGGGCCAGCAAGATATTCACCCGCGTTCCGGCCGGGCGCGTCATCCTTGGCAATCCGGCGGTCAGGATGGATACGCAGATGGAAATTCAGAAAGCCGTGCGCCGTTTGCCCCGCATGGCCCAGCAACTGGCCAGGCTTCAGGAAACCGTTACACGGCTGTTGGAAAAGGGCTGA
- a CDS encoding TetR family transcriptional regulator C-terminal domain-containing protein — protein sequence MSDDSQPRMTRIQKRNRELILEGALTVFAAHGFRGATIDQIAEASGLSKPNVLYYFDSKDEIHRTLLSAQLDMWLAPLRRIDPQGDPLEEILRYVRAKLEMSRDYPRESRLFAHEVIQGAPHLSDILGGHLRELVDATVAIFRQWSDAGRLAPVDPHHLIFSIWALTQHYADFDTQVRAVLGPGHDPLAEAGAFLENLYRRMLSV from the coding sequence ATGAGTGATGACAGCCAGCCCCGGATGACCCGGATCCAGAAGCGCAACCGGGAATTGATTCTGGAGGGCGCGCTGACCGTCTTTGCGGCGCATGGATTTCGCGGTGCGACCATCGATCAGATCGCCGAGGCTTCCGGCCTGTCCAAGCCGAACGTGCTTTATTACTTCGATTCCAAAGACGAAATCCATCGCACCCTGCTCAGCGCGCAACTGGATATGTGGCTGGCGCCGCTGCGCCGGATCGACCCGCAGGGCGACCCGCTGGAGGAAATTCTGCGCTATGTCCGCGCCAAGCTGGAGATGTCGCGCGACTATCCCCGCGAAAGCCGTCTTTTTGCGCATGAGGTGATTCAGGGTGCGCCGCATCTGTCCGATATTCTGGGCGGCCATCTGCGCGAGCTTGTCGATGCGACTGTCGCCATCTTCCGGCAATGGTCGGATGCCGGGCGGCTGGCGCCGGTCGATCCGCATCACCTGATCTTCTCGATCTGGGCGCTGACGCAGCATTACGCCGATTTCGACACGCAGGTCCGGGCGGTGCTGGGGCCGGGGCATGATCCGCTGGCCGAGGCCGGGGCCTTTCTGGAAAACCTCTATCGGCGGATGCTGTCGGTCTGA
- a CDS encoding DUF6456 domain-containing protein, whose protein sequence is MTVFSGGFANGTGIAVLPSDDDKGDSAPAALPDDARLYLRHVENGESIRSLAREAGCHASTILRRIRRFEARRDDPLVDRALSVKAKAAPADDRQVLRVLRRLAEPGAILATAEALPKAIVTRDDIRTAVLDRELAEMMALKGWVVQLGQGARLQRYVISPGGREALRRMLRSPRQRNAVPRPGDFADASPVNAPADEGTPHADQHRIWEERDIQDPEDGRRKPRRINLAESPLLVLARRRDTNGQPFLTPALVAAGERLREDFELAQLGPRITQNWDGFMTAGIDVGRSGGGYRGGSETARERVAAALRDLGPGMGDIVLRVCCFLEGIEMTERRLGWSARSGKIVLRLALMRLERHYREAYGNGAPLIG, encoded by the coding sequence ATGACTGTTTTTTCCGGCGGTTTCGCAAATGGAACCGGCATTGCCGTGTTGCCATCCGACGACGACAAGGGCGATTCCGCGCCAGCGGCGTTGCCCGACGATGCGCGCCTTTACCTTCGACATGTCGAGAATGGCGAATCCATCCGGTCTCTGGCGCGCGAGGCGGGCTGTCATGCCTCGACCATCCTGCGCCGGATACGCCGGTTCGAGGCGCGCCGCGATGATCCGCTGGTGGATCGGGCGCTGTCGGTCAAGGCAAAGGCGGCGCCCGCCGACGACCGGCAGGTGCTGCGGGTGCTGCGGCGACTGGCCGAGCCGGGGGCGATCCTGGCCACGGCCGAGGCGCTGCCCAAGGCGATCGTGACCCGCGACGACATCCGTACCGCCGTTCTGGATCGCGAACTGGCCGAGATGATGGCGCTGAAGGGCTGGGTCGTGCAACTGGGGCAGGGCGCGCGGCTGCAACGCTATGTCATTTCGCCCGGTGGGCGCGAGGCGCTGCGGCGGATGCTGCGTTCACCGCGTCAGCGCAATGCCGTGCCGCGGCCGGGCGATTTCGCCGATGCCAGCCCGGTGAATGCGCCCGCCGATGAGGGCACGCCCCATGCGGATCAGCACCGGATCTGGGAAGAGCGCGACATTCAGGACCCCGAGGATGGCCGCCGCAAGCCTCGCCGGATCAATCTGGCCGAAAGCCCGTTGCTGGTTCTGGCGCGGCGGCGCGACACCAACGGTCAGCCGTTCCTGACCCCGGCGCTGGTCGCCGCCGGAGAACGCCTGCGCGAGGATTTCGAGCTGGCCCAGCTCGGTCCCCGGATCACCCAGAACTGGGATGGTTTCATGACCGCGGGGATTGATGTCGGTCGTTCGGGCGGCGGCTATCGCGGTGGGTCGGAAACGGCGCGCGAACGGGTAGCGGCGGCCTTGCGCGATCTGGGGCCGGGCATGGGCGATATCGTGCTGCGCGTCTGCTGCTTTCTGGAAGGGATCGAGATGACCGAGCGCCGCCTTGGCTGGTCGGCGCGCTCGGGCAAGATCGTGCTGCGTCTGGCGCTGATGCGGCTGGAGCGCCATTACCGTGAAGCCTATGGCAATGGCGCGCCGCTGATCGGTTAG